One Microlunatus soli genomic window carries:
- a CDS encoding nucleotide pyrophosphohydrolase, which translates to MADLIELRDGMRSFTEERDWSRFHDPKSLILALVGEVGELSELFQWLPAETAQELANREPLRPRAEEEISDILLYLIRLADVLDIDLGDAAERKLAASSQKHTPGSQPHKVIPG; encoded by the coding sequence ATGGCTGATCTGATCGAGCTTCGCGACGGGATGCGTAGCTTCACCGAGGAGCGTGACTGGTCTCGGTTTCATGATCCGAAGTCGCTGATCCTGGCACTGGTCGGCGAAGTCGGCGAGCTCAGCGAGCTGTTCCAATGGCTGCCTGCCGAGACGGCGCAGGAGCTGGCCAACCGCGAGCCACTGCGGCCCCGCGCTGAGGAAGAGATCTCCGACATCTTGCTCTACCTCATCAGGCTGGCCGACGTCCTGGACATCGACCTCGGCGACGCCGCAGAACGCAAACTTGCGGCCTCATCACAGAAGCACACTCCTGGATCGCAGCCGCACAAGGTCATCCCGGGCTGA